Genomic DNA from Candidatus Nitronereus thalassa:
ATTTCGATCCATGTCGACTTTGTTTCCGTACTCATTAAGCAACTCTGTGGGGATCAGTTTTAGCGCTATGATCACCAAAGTGGGCACAATAATAAAATCATCGATAAACCCCAACCCAGGGATTGAATCAATAATAAGATCAATGGGCGATAAGGTATATCCAATGGCCATGGCGAGAAACCATTTTGCCAATCTGGGGACACGTCTATCTTTAACGAGGAGTTGATAGACTTTAATTTCACGTTTAAATTTTTTAGCTACCGCCTTCACCCCCTGCCCAAAAGCCATGGCGTCTCCCTCATAAAAGTTTTTCGCATACCCATCGGCGATTTGTTACCCCTGCCTCTATTGCGGGCGTAATCCTCAAGAGCCCTGCGCACACGGCCGAACTTAATAGTCGCAGATCATTTTCTGGAAATGGACCGCGCTCCTTCTTAACAGGCTCGCCGTCCAATCGAAGGAAGGAAATGATGATCCGTCTTCAAACAGCCCGCCAACTGGTTGATCTGGCGAGCGAATACCCGAAATTCCTCCCGTCCGAAGTGCAAAGTAAGAAATCCATATGTGAGGTGCAGGTTGCCACACCCACACACGTTCAATTTGACTGGTCTACTCATTCCCGTTTTCCCTCATGAAACGCTTCCTCCTGTGCATGGGCTTGGCAATATGGGAGAATCGGGTGTGTTGGTGAACTCGGAAAACGTGAGAGGCGCGACAGCTGCTGGCTCATGGTTCATTTCGCAGGCAGGCTGGTGTGTTCCTTCCTGGCAATATTTCAGCATTTCTATCACAACCGCCATCCCACGAACATCCAACCTATGGACCAAGCAATATCGGACGATCCCTTCCGGATCGAACACGAAACTTTGGCATCGGTCTGGAGATTTTTGACCAAATAATCCCAAACGTCGAAAAAGGCGTTTTGAAGGATCGGTAAGAAAGGGAATCCGAAGTTTGCCGATCTTTCGAATGGAGGGGTCATAACATGCATCGGGTTCCCAAAGAAAGCTCAGTAGAACGGCGCCCTGTTCAGCCACGGACTGGCTTTGTTGGTTAAGAAAAACGGCCTTGTCCAACGCCAGTCGTGGCATACAGCATACAACGCTCCATTGGCCAGTGAGTTGGGCAAGATCAAAAACAATTATTTCCCCCTCAACTATGGCCGGAATTCTGATTTGTGGGAGTGTGGAATAACCAATTCGCATGGTAATCACCTCATTCAGTAGGTTAGGGTTTATTCTTGTTGTTAAAGGGGCGGGGGCGCCCCGGAGAATGGAAGGCGCCCCGCCAAGGAGGCGAAGGGTTGAAATTCGCTCCCCTTTTTTCGCATGGGATTTTCGGTTTGCTATCGGGACCATGGGAAAAATCCAAAAAAGGGGTTTTGAAATCAAGCGAATAAAAATGATTCCCAATATCATTTTCATAAAGGTAACAATTTGTTTCTCTCATTGGAATGTCCACCCTCCAGAGAAATTATGCGCAGAGAACGGATTTCAAAAGATTAATTTGGCTCAGGGAAGGAGAGAAGGATGAGGGAAAAATCGTCCACGACTTTCATTCCGAACATCATGCTTGATTCTCCAAAACCGGGTGCGCATAAGTTTGGAAGGGGTCCCTTGCTTCCAGGGTGGCAGGGGGCCACGGCTCCTAGCCGTAGGGGAGTGCTCTTTTGTCCGATGGGTTCCGCAGAGCGGATGAGGAAAATGCCACGGGCTCTGTCCGTGGGAATCCATGCTTACGCTGGTGAACCTGCTCCCTGTATTTCCTGGGAGAGTGGCCGGTCGCTTTCTTAAAAAAATGACTGAAGGCGAATTGGTCCTGAAATCCAAGACGTTCCGCGATATCCGCTATGGGGGCGAATCCTTCCTCCAAGAGGACTTTGGCCTTTTCCAATCGATGTCGTTTCAAGTAGCTGGAAAACGCTTCTCCCATTTTCACCTGAAAGAGTTCTGAGCAATACTTTTCTGAGTAGCCGAGAAATTTAGATAATTCCTTCAACGTGAGTCCCTTGTGCAAATTGGTGCTGATGAAGACTTCAATTTGTTGAGCCAAGTCGGGGGTAGGGCGGGGCGGGCCCTCCATCTGTCGGAGACATTCATTAAAAACGTGAGGAGCAAGGTGCTTGAGCTTTTGCTCCATTCCAACCTGCTTGACCCGTGTGGTCCAATCAGTAAGATACTGCTGGAATTCGACAATGAGGTCATTCATTATTCCATGCGGACCAAAGGATTCCTGTGGGTAGAGTTTCCCGCGCAGCATGCCCCGCAACTCCAAATCCGATCCTTCAGAATTCAGTTTTGAGGGACCGTCACGGAACGTAGAAGGCTTGAAGAATTGTTCCATACGAATCGTCCTAATCCCCCCTGAGTCGTTTTTTCTTGCGCGTAACGCCGCAATGGCCATGACCCGATAAAAAAAAGCCCAAGGTCAGGTTCGTTGACCTTGGGCTCGGGGATCGCATCCCTTGGGCCTCTAAGAAAAGAGCCAGCTGATTTAATTAAATTTTATCAATTATAATGAAAACCATAATCATTTTCAAGTATGCGGAAATCTACCTATCTTCTCTTCCCTTGTCCATGATATTCTTAATTTTTCTCGCCCTCCACGTTTGGGCGGCCATTCACTTTGGATTGCGGTGGTTTTCATGAAAACTGGGTGGTGATTTATGGGTAAGCTGGGAATTGTTGCTATCACGCTACTCACGATCGTAGGGGGATTAGGCCTTGTCTATACCAGCGTCGGAACCCCGATGGCTGCCAACACCTGGCAGCAATTGGTCAATCCAGGGGAACTCTCCGTTGTCCATGCTTCTCTGGAACAGAATTGCGCAGCCTGCCATACCGCGGTCATGGGAGTGGATGCGACGAAGTGCATCCTTTGCCATGCCAATGAGGAATCGCTCCTGCAGCGTCAGCCGACGGCCTTTCATGCCGACGTCAGAGAATGTCGATCCTGCCACCACGAACATCGAGGGCACGTTCGAAAGCCCTCGAATATGGATCACCGGGCTCTGGCCAAGATTGGCTTACTCAACCTCCCGAGTGATGAAAATTCATTCGGCGAAGCAGAAATGGTGCGCTGGAACCTGACGAATTGGCTTGAGCATTCAGAAGTGCTATTGCCTTCACCGCTTGCCAATCATCACGTCGCACCAGAAGAAGCCATTTTGAACTGTGCCACTTGTCACAAAAACGATGACCGGCATTTTGAACTCTTTGGCCAGGATTGTGCGGCCTGCCATGCCACCCAGGCCTGGACCCTTCCCGAATTCCAGCATCCCCCCGGTAACTCAATGGATTGCGTCCATTGTCATCAAGCGCCACCCAGCCATTATATGAAGCATTTCACCATGATTTCGCAAAGAGTGGCTGGCCAGCCACAGGCCAGAGTGGATCAGTGCTTTTTATGCCATCAGACCACCTCATGGCCGGATATTAAAAGAGCCGGGATGTATAAACATCATTAATCTTGGCAATATTGTATCTCCGTCCGGCCTCATTCCATGAATCGTCTCATACGAGCGACTCTACTGAAAAGGATGTTTAATGGAGGGTATTGTTAATTTAAGTGATCTTTTTATTAAAAAACCCAGCGCCTGACCTAAAAGCGTGGGGCATCCTGTTCGAGAATAAAGAAGGGGAGAAATCTTACGCTAATTTTTTCTTGTTTTTTTTGCTCCTCTAGCCTATGTTTAACCTATGTCTCGGGTATTTTTTATTGGCGTGCTCATTATTTCTCTGTTCTGCATGGGCCAGGTGATGGGAAGTCATGGCAGTTCAACGGGCCATTTCCACCATCACAGCTCGATTTTTTGTGCCACTTGCATGGGACCGGTAGATGTACGTTTTACTCCTTTCTTTTTAACTCTGGTTGGCGCCATGACGATGGCCATTCCAAAGTCACTTCCTTATTTATCAGTGCGAGAATATTTCCGCCCTCCTCGCTTTCAATAGCTCTCCGTTCACCATTCTTAAAAAATTGTGATTGAACATCCTGTCATTCTGACCAGCGTGTCTGGGTAAATTCCAGGTGATTTGGACATCCTGTTATTACAATTTTTTGTCTCCTCAAGGGAGAGACATGATAATGCGAGGCAGAACGCTTCGGCTATTTTTCACAAACAATTGCAGATGCCTTCTTGACGAGGAACGTGGATTCTTATGTGTTGATGCTCGCCTCCTGAAGTGGGCCCTGTTTCTCGTGGGTCTGCTTACGCTCCTGGGCCTCGTTGGGCATATTGGGCCTGAGCGGATTCTGGAGACGGCGGCAGCTCTGGGCCCCATCGCCCTTCTCATCATCTTCTTGCCCTCAGTCCTTATGTATGGACTGGATACGTTGGGATGGCGATTCACACTGAGCCGATACCTCTCTTTCCTGCCGTTCTGGCGGCTTTGTGCCGTCCGAATGGCCGGTGAAATGGTGAATATGACGACCCCCACTGCATCTGTGGGAGGGGAGCCGTTGAAAGCCTACCTGCTCAAGCGGAGCGGCGTACCGATGGAGGATGGACTTGCCTCTGTCGTCGTTGCCAAGACCACGATGACGCTTGCCCAAATCGCGTTTATTCTCCTAGGGATCACCCTGGGGATTTGGATCCTTCCGTCGTCAGGAGGGGCATGGTCATTTACCCTTCCGGTACTTGGGGCTTTAGTCAGTGTCGGCCTCTTGCTGTTTGGAATAACCGTCTTTGTCGTAATTCAACGTCATGGTTTGTTTACGAGTCTGTTGGGCCTCCTGAGAAGGTGGCGGATTCAGTTCAAGTATTTAGAAGTCCGGGAAAAAAAGCTTCTGGCTTTGGATCGATCGATCCAAGCTTTTTATATCCGTGACCGGCGTGCCTTCTTCCAGTCCACCGGTACCTTTTTCCTAGGCTGGTTGACGGAGGCCCTAGAGGTCTACGCGATTCTCTTTTTCCTGGGAGTGCCAATAGACCTTCCGACAGCCTTGGCCATTGATGCTTTGTCCACTTTTATGAAAGGTGGGACCTCTTTCATCCCCGGAAGTATTGGTGCCCAAGAAGGCGGCAATATTCTGCTGCTGGTGACCTTCGGCTTTAGCGAACTGATCGGGATCCTATTCGCGCTAGTGCGGCGCTTTCGCGAGTTGGTTTGGATTTGTGTCGGTCTGATTTGTTTGGCAGCGATGGGAGGACAGAGCCGGGAAATGCCGGAGGCAAGTGCCAAGGGCAACTAATGCGGGACCCTAATATTTGGTTGACCTATTTATAGTGACAGAACGCTAGATTCAGAGGAACTAGCTCTTCATGCCCGGGACCAGAATTCCCGACGTTTTAGTGGAGGACATACTAATGGGAAAACGTATGACTATACCTTGGACTGGCAACCCTATCCAGGACAAGGAAGAGAAAACCGCGAAGCCAGAGCGAACGATCATGCAAATCATTGCCGCCGAGGGCTGGCAGGCCGTGTATGCGATTAAACCTGAGACCAACCGCCATAACCCTGTCTTCGTCTCTCCCTTGGCGTGCTGGGCCTTAGTCCAGGAAGAAACACGTCGATATGTCGTGGGGTTGGATTGCACTTTATCCTACTGTAACCAAGGTGACAATTTCTTAGGCTACTTGGCTCCTGGAGAAAACCCCAAAAAATGGGAGGATACAGCAATCAGAAATCTTCATGTATACCCACAAATAGAGTAACGCCTAGAAGACACCCGCCATCTATATTTTTTTGGGTATTGAGGTAGAAGAGTATAGTTGCGATTTAAGAACGAAAGATTTAATGGAATGTCATAAAATTAAGATAAGGTATCTAAACATCCAGAAAAGGAGTTGAGAGATGAAAAGAAGTGGCTTGGAATGGAAAAATTTTCTGTTGCTGATCTTGGCATTGACGTTTGTTGGGTGTGCGACGAATAGCCACCATCATGAGGAACAGACTCTTCGCCCACCGGCAAACGCTGAGCCTGTTGCAGCGCAAGCCCTTCTTGAAGGGAACAAACTCTTTGCCGAACATCAATGGACCGCCGCAAAGAGAAAATTTATGGCCGCCATTCAAGCCGAACCGACTTTGGCAGAGGCCCATTACAACCTTGCGCTGACCCTAGAAGAACAAGGTCGTCTTTCAGAATCCCGCGTTCATTATAAGAAGGCCGCGGATTTGGCCCCTGGGAATAAGGTGATTTGGAATGCTCCCCCTTTCCGTCAATATGGAACGGTTGAACCAGAGACTCAAGAAGCTCCTGCTGGCCCCAGTGGGCATTCCCATTAAGAAAGTCTGGCTGCAATGCTATTGGGGTCACAATGAATTCAAAGTCTTTTTACTTCCGGGAAAGCGCAAAGAAACATATGTGGAAATTTGGGGCAACCAGTATTTTTTTATGGGGAAATTAAACCACAGGTCTGAATGCTAATTACGTGGATCATTATCTTTAATTTCCTGATTTTTTTGCTCTTTTAGTTATGGCATTTTTTTTGCTTAGGGTATGTGTAAATGGGATTAGTTTTCTGGGGAAAGCCAAGACCTTTTACTAACGTGTAAAATTCCAATGAATCCTCAAACGGGGAAGATGAAATTAGCGCTTACGTCTTTTGTACTCTTGGTCTTTTTGGCATGCGGGGTCACGGGCGTATTCTGCCCTATGGCCTCTTCGGCCACTGAAACACACCACTCTCAACCAGCATCTCACCATTCCACTAATGGAGATTGCCCAGATCAGCTCAAAATTTCTGAAGAGGCCTCCAAGCAATTAACCTTTCCCTTACTTCAGGTTATAGCACAGGACAAACTTGGAGATTTGTCTGACTCTTTCGAACCTCGTATCTCTAAGATTTTTTTCAAAGAAAGCATGGTCACCCCCTCTTCCTATCCTCCCCCGTTTCTTCTCTTCTCCGTCCTTCTAAACTAAATCCCAGCACCACCTACGAGTCAAAAAGTCCAGAAACAATTTTTGTTTCTGCGCTCTTATCTCTCGTATGAAAAATTTGAAAACACGTCAGAAGAACAATCTTCTGCTGGACTCCTCGGGCAACACCATTATCAAGGATTTAACGACAGGCAAGCGGTCACACGAAAGATGGCTCTCAGAATGAATAGCCAAAAAGGAACACCAAAAGGCGTATCCCATTTGGGGGAACACAAATTGGACCAGATTTTACAAATTGCTCTTATTCAGAATCGTAAAAAATTCCTTCAATTTCTCAACCAACGGGTCGGAAGTAAGGAATTGGCCGAGGACATACTCCAACAATTCTGCTTAAGAGCCCTCAATAAGGAAAGCGCTCTCAAAAAACCTGGCAGCGTGGTGGTTTGGTTGTATCGAGTGCTAAACAGCACGCTGATAGACTTTTATCGTCGTGAAGCAAAGAGACATCAAGGTGAGGCCGAATATGCTCGCTCTCACAATGATCATGTACAAGAATGTGATGTAAATCCTGAAACCGTTTGTATGTGCTTCTATGAGCTCATCCCAACCCTTAAAGGTGAGTATTCCGAAATCTTGCAACGAATCGATCTCAATGGAGAATCACATGCAACCGTGGCCAGGGATCTAGGAGTCACCGTCAACCTTGTGCGAGTACGTTTGCACCGGGCTCGACAGGCCCTGAAACAAGTTCTGCTGATGTCTTGCTGTAAATCCTGCCATGAGGAAGGTTTCATGAATTGTGAATGTACGCACGGAGGGAAAGAGCACTCAACCTGTATTCATTAAATCAACTGTAATGTGGAGAGGTCTTTACCGTCTTAAGAATGATCGGTTTTATCAAAAATCGGGTTAAAAGATTTCTGTGTGGCTATAGGGATTCAAAGTAGATGGAGATCATGGCTCAAAAAATCGCAGCAGAGTGGTCGGTTGGGCATTGGCCTTAGAGACTTGAAGGAAAATAAGGCCTTTTTCATCCCTAACATAAACATGGATTTTACCTTGAAACAGGGAGGGACATCATGAATACCCCAAATAAACCTTGGTCAATTGTTCTAGCCGGCGGTGAAGGAGAGCGTGTGAGGCCATTGGTGCAATCCTGGCTGGGGCGGCACAGGCCCAAACAATATTGTACCTTTGTGGGAACCCGGTCCATGTTTCAGCATACGCTCCATCGGGCAGCCAAACTCACGACTCCCGATCGTATGGTCACCGTAGTGGCTCATGGACATGGGAACGAACCTTGGACCCAGTTTGATGGCATTCAAGGAGGCCAAATTCTGCGTCAACCGCTGAATCAGAACACTGCGGCTGGAATATTCCTTCCTCTCGCCTACATCCGCGCGAGAGATCCGAAAGCGACGGTGGTCCTTTTTCCATCCGACCACTTTGTATACCCGGAAGACCGATTTTTAAAAGTGGTTCAGTTTGCCGTGCAGGCTGCAGAGCATCCACCCTGGCGTTTGGTCCTGCTAGGCGTTCAACCGGATCACCCGGAGCTGGAATATGGCTGGATTCAACCAGGGGCCACGCTCAATCATTCTCCTTTTGGTCAAGTACGGGCCGTACAGGCATTCCTGGAAAAACCGGATTTCGCGCAAGCCAGCCAAGCGATGGCATCGGGAGCCTTGTGGAACACCCTCATCCTGGCTGCAAAGTTGCAAAAGTTGTGGGAACTTGGCTGGTACTGTTTTCCTGAGATGATGCCTCTCTTTGAGCGGCTGTGCGAGGCCATTGGAAGCCCAACAGAAGGCGAGGTGTTGGATCGGATATATAAAGTCATGCCAGCCAGAAACTTTTCCTCAGGGTTGCTTCAACAAGTCCCTGAACACATAGCCATGATCCAAATGGCCGGCGTCTTGTGGAGCGACTGGGGCAAACCGGAACGGATTGTCGAGACCCTGCGGAAGATTGGAAAGGAGCCTGCGTTTCCTTTGGGACTCCTCTCAGGTCTGCCACCCGTACACGCAAGGAGTTTAAAAGTCGCCCCAATAGGGGTTTCCGTTAAGAAGCACGTCTCAGTTTAGGAAAACAGCAAACCTACAGTAAGGAGAATCATTATGGCGAAGCAGCAACTCTTAAAAAAGAACCGTGGCAATGATGAAGTGCCAGATCCAACCCAGGGCAGTCAGGACGTACCAGGAGTCGATGATCTTCAAGTCTGCATCGCCCATCGGGCCTATGAGCTTTATGAGCAAGAAGGATGTTGTCACGGACATGACCTTGATCATTGGCTGAAAGCAGAGCAAGATGTTTTGAGCAGTAACCTATAATGTAGGCAACCTGTTTCGTTTGAAGGCATGGGAAGTAAATGACGAAGAATTTTACTGGTGAAGAAGGATGAAGTGACCTCTCTTTGTGAAAAAGTAAGACATTTTTAAGAAAGGAATACTCATGAACTCTTCCGAAGGCGAAGGCCGCCGAACATTTTTGGGATGGGTGAGTGGAGGTATTGCTGCGGCAATTGGCCTGGTGGTTGGAATGCCCCTCGTGGGTTACACGATTTTGCCAGCCCTGAAGCGACGAGAAGCGGAATGGAATGATGTGGGCACAGTGCAATCCCTCCAACCCGGGATTCCCAAGGAAATGGATTGCATTCATTCCATTGCCGACGGATGGCAGAAAACCGCCACCAAAAAGTCGCTTTGGGCTGTCAAGGACGATGCTGGAGCGGTGACGGTCTACTCGCCTCTCTGCACTCACCTCGGCTGTGGCTATCGGTGGGAGGCGGATCAGCAGAAGTTCCATTGCCCTTGCCATCATAGTTTTTTTGCCTTGGATGGGAAGGTCCTATCAGGGCCAGCGCCTCGCCCCCTGGACATACTCCCGGCAAAAATTGAAAAGGGCCGGCTGTTGGTGCTCTACAAAGAATTTAAGGCGGGGACGGCGGCGAAGATTGAATTGTAATAGTCATCTTGAGGCAAGGAGGGCTGTGTGGGACGGCGAATTTTTCGATGGCTAGATGAGCGGTTAAACCTAGGACCGGTAAAGATCGCGCTCTTGAACGAACCGATTCCCGGGGGGGCGAGCTGGATCTACGTCTTCGGCAGCATCACGCTGTTTTTCTTTCTGCTCCAAATGGTCACTGGCATGTTTCTCGCCATCTATTACTCGCCCTCGACCGAACATGCGTATATGAGTGTTCGCTACATCATGGACGAAGTTGCATTCGGCTCATTCATCCGCGGGCTTCACCACTGGGGAGCGAGCGCCATGATGGTGGTCATTGGGCTACACATGTTGCAGGTGTTCTTGTACGGCGCTTACAAACGGCCACGTGAGTTGATGTGGATTGTCGGGGTGGTGCTGTTGATCCTGACGTTGGCGTTTGGATTCAGCGGCTACCTCCTGCCGTGGGATCAGCGGGCCTATTGGGCCACCCAGGTTGGAATCAATATCGTGGGAACAATCCCGTTGGTTGGCGATTCACTCGTTCGAATCATCCGTGGAGGCCAAAATCTTGGCGCCATGACTCTGAATCGGTTCTATGCCCTGCACACACTCTTTCTTCCCTGGCTGGTGATGGCTTTGGTTGCCCTTCATCTTTTTGTTTTGCGTAGAGTTGGACCGGCAGGACCCTGGGATGAAGTTCGTGCAGCTCGACTCCAGGAACCTTTCTGGCCGAAACAAGTGGCCATGGATGCCGTGGCGATTGGCCTGGCATTTCTCATCGTGGTGGCCTTTGCCATCGGAAGCCCTGCGCCGCTCGCCGATCCGGCTAATCCCTCGGATACCAGTTTCATGCCATTACCTGAATGGTACTTTCTCTTTTATTACCAGCTTCTCAAATACTTGGAAGGTCCCTGGGAGATCGTGGGAACTCTTGTCCTTCCGATTCTGTTTTTTGCGGCTCTCTTCCTGCTCCCTTGGCTGGACCGCCGAAGAGAACGGCGGCCTTTTTCGCGATCAGTGGTGATGAGCGCAGGTGCCGGCTTTCTCGTGTTGGTTTTTACGCTCCTGACCATCTCGATCTGGGAAGTGGCGTCTCTTCCCAAAATTGATCCCTCGGTCCATCGGGGGAAAGTCTTGTACCAAGAACTTGACTGTGCAGGTTGCCATCGCATCCATGGGGAAGGCGAGGCCTTTGCCCCGGACCTGTCCTATGTTGGGGATTATCGAGACAGGGATTGGTTGATCCGGCATTTCAAGGATCCACAGGCGGTAGTTCCGGACTCGGACATGCCGGAATACGGGCTGAATGAGCAGGAGCTGAATGACCTCACCAACTATATGTTGGTATTGAAACGGTAAGGATACAGCATGGCTCGCTCACGAGGGATGAGCGATGAGAATGAAATTAGCTTTTCACAAAGGAGGCGTGATGAGTAAGGCCGGCAAGATTATGAAAGGTATTCTCACCCTATCGGGTCTGGTTATGACCATGATCCTCTTCAGTTCGGGTGAGGCGCTCCCAATCTTTGGTTTCTCCGAGGATGAGAAAAAGCTTAAAGAGCACTCTGTTCAGATTCCCCCTGAATATCAAGGCAAACAAATGCCGAACGGATGGTTGACGGATCCGAAGGTGCTTGCTGTAGGAAAGGCCATTTATGAAGGCACCGGGAATTCCGACGTCAACTGCGCGGGATGTCACGGCATTGACGGCAAACCCACTAGGAAAGGAAAAGGAGCGCCCGATCTTTCCGATCCTCAAGAAGCTCAAAAAAGTAATGCCCAGTGGTTTTGGGAAATTTCTGAGGGAAAGCGTCGGACCAAAATGCAAGGCCATGCGAAGCACCTCACCGAGGAGGAGCGTTGGCAGGTGATTGCCTACATGCGGACCTTTGCTCAATCAGCAAAGTAAGTAAAGTCGGGTCTGTTTGTGGCGGAAGGCCGGTCCGCCCTCAACCATCAATGTTTACAGTGCTATCAAAACCATTTTTCATTCAAGGAGGATACCATGAGAAAATTTCTGGTCACCATGCTGGCACTAGCGACGATCTGTGTCAGCCTGGCAATTCTGGTTCCACCTAATCCGGCTTCAGCGGTTCCATCTTTTTCCCGGCTGCATGGCTTGCCATGTAATGAATGTCATTCCGCATTCCCCCGTCTCAATCCGTTTGGGATGGACTATAAGCAGCGCGGGTATCGACTTCCCGGAGAAGAGGGGCTCTTCATTTGGGATCAGAAAACGCTTCCGATTTCAGCATTAGCCGTAGGCCGACTTCGCATCAGCCATCAGGACAATCCCGTAACCGGCGCGCGAACGCGCACCCGGAGCCGGTTCGAACTCGAAGAAGTGGAGTTGATGGTTGCCGGTACTGCTGCGCCAAAAGTGGGATATTTATTGGAGTTTGCACAAGAAGTGGCTGATGGTGAGGAATTTGGCACGGAGCAAGCCTGGGTTCAATTCAGCGACCTGCTACCCGCAAGTCTCCTTAATCTACGAGCGGGAATGATGCTCAACGAATTTTATTTCATCTCCCAAAAACGGCGGTTAACATTCCAGCGATACCTTTCTCCGATTACGTTCAACGTCACTGGGGTGGAACTCAATGGAACGTGGAGACGCTTGCGATTCGCCGGGGGAGTTGTCAACGATGAGCGATCATCCAGCACGAGTACACCTCCCAATACTCCGGCAGTCAATTTGGAAACTAGATTGCAGGGCTATTACGTGTGGGGAACCTATACCATCGCGGATCAGACTCTCGGCATCCGCTATATCAATACCAAATCCAATTCCGACAATCCTTCGCCGGTCATCGATGGCCGAAATCGTCAGCAACTGGATGCCACAGTGAATCTGTGGTTTGCCCCGGTCGAAGTGATTCTCGGGTATTTTCATAATTTTGATATAGGCGGGGTCAACAGGCAACAACGGCGAAGTTTTTTGGCGGAAGGAATCGTGGAAGTTATACCGGAAAAACTCTTCCTCGACACACGGTTTGAATTACAAGACACGGCTTTTGTGACCGGGAGTCCGAATAATCCAACGACCGCGAATGGGACGCAGGTGACAGCGAATCTCACATACTATTTACTTCCGAACATACGGTTGATCGCCGAATTCGACAAAGTCAGCGGAGAAGGATTGGGGGTCTTTGCGTTTGCCGGTCCCAACTCGAGTGCCACTAACAGTGAAGAAAGATATATGGTTGGT
This window encodes:
- a CDS encoding redoxin domain-containing protein, translating into MRIGYSTLPQIRIPAIVEGEIIVFDLAQLTGQWSVVCCMPRLALDKAVFLNQQSQSVAEQGAVLLSFLWEPDACYDPSIRKIGKLRIPFLTDPSKRLFRRLGLFGQKSPDRCQSFVFDPEGIVRYCLVHRLDVRGMAVVIEMLKYCQEGTHQPACEMNHEPAAVAPLTFSEFTNTPDSPILPSPCTGGSVS
- a CDS encoding YkvA family protein, yielding MAFGQGVKAVAKKFKREIKVYQLLVKDRRVPRLAKWFLAMAIGYTLSPIDLIIDSIPGLGFIDDFIIVPTLVIIALKLIPTELLNEYGNKVDMDRNQA
- a CDS encoding cytochrome c3 family protein: MGKLGIVAITLLTIVGGLGLVYTSVGTPMAANTWQQLVNPGELSVVHASLEQNCAACHTAVMGVDATKCILCHANEESLLQRQPTAFHADVRECRSCHHEHRGHVRKPSNMDHRALAKIGLLNLPSDENSFGEAEMVRWNLTNWLEHSEVLLPSPLANHHVAPEEAILNCATCHKNDDRHFELFGQDCAACHATQAWTLPEFQHPPGNSMDCVHCHQAPPSHYMKHFTMISQRVAGQPQARVDQCFLCHQTTSWPDIKRAGMYKHH
- a CDS encoding AraC family transcriptional regulator → MEQFFKPSTFRDGPSKLNSEGSDLELRGMLRGKLYPQESFGPHGIMNDLIVEFQQYLTDWTTRVKQVGMEQKLKHLAPHVFNECLRQMEGPPRPTPDLAQQIEVFISTNLHKGLTLKELSKFLGYSEKYCSELFQVKMGEAFSSYLKRHRLEKAKVLLEEGFAPIADIAERLGFQDQFAFSHFFKKATGHSPRKYREQVHQRKHGFPRTEPVAFSSSALRNPSDKRALPYG
- a CDS encoding ubiquinol-cytochrome c reductase iron-sulfur subunit, which gives rise to MNSSEGEGRRTFLGWVSGGIAAAIGLVVGMPLVGYTILPALKRREAEWNDVGTVQSLQPGIPKEMDCIHSIADGWQKTATKKSLWAVKDDAGAVTVYSPLCTHLGCGYRWEADQQKFHCPCHHSFFALDGKVLSGPAPRPLDILPAKIEKGRLLVLYKEFKAGTAAKIEL
- a CDS encoding flippase-like domain-containing protein, producing the protein MIMRGRTLRLFFTNNCRCLLDEERGFLCVDARLLKWALFLVGLLTLLGLVGHIGPERILETAAALGPIALLIIFLPSVLMYGLDTLGWRFTLSRYLSFLPFWRLCAVRMAGEMVNMTTPTASVGGEPLKAYLLKRSGVPMEDGLASVVVAKTTMTLAQIAFILLGITLGIWILPSSGGAWSFTLPVLGALVSVGLLLFGITVFVVIQRHGLFTSLLGLLRRWRIQFKYLEVREKKLLALDRSIQAFYIRDRRAFFQSTGTFFLGWLTEALEVYAILFFLGVPIDLPTALAIDALSTFMKGGTSFIPGSIGAQEGGNILLLVTFGFSELIGILFALVRRFRELVWICVGLICLAAMGGQSREMPEASAKGN
- a CDS encoding tetratricopeptide repeat protein; translation: MKRSGLEWKNFLLLILALTFVGCATNSHHHEEQTLRPPANAEPVAAQALLEGNKLFAEHQWTAAKRKFMAAIQAEPTLAEAHYNLALTLEEQGRLSESRVHYKKAADLAPGNKVIWNAPPFRQYGTVEPETQEAPAGPSGHSH
- a CDS encoding RNA polymerase sigma factor, yielding MFLRSYLSYEKFENTSEEQSSAGLLGQHHYQGFNDRQAVTRKMALRMNSQKGTPKGVSHLGEHKLDQILQIALIQNRKKFLQFLNQRVGSKELAEDILQQFCLRALNKESALKKPGSVVVWLYRVLNSTLIDFYRREAKRHQGEAEYARSHNDHVQECDVNPETVCMCFYELIPTLKGEYSEILQRIDLNGESHATVARDLGVTVNLVRVRLHRARQALKQVLLMSCCKSCHEEGFMNCECTHGGKEHSTCIH
- a CDS encoding sugar phosphate nucleotidyltransferase, encoding MNTPNKPWSIVLAGGEGERVRPLVQSWLGRHRPKQYCTFVGTRSMFQHTLHRAAKLTTPDRMVTVVAHGHGNEPWTQFDGIQGGQILRQPLNQNTAAGIFLPLAYIRARDPKATVVLFPSDHFVYPEDRFLKVVQFAVQAAEHPPWRLVLLGVQPDHPELEYGWIQPGATLNHSPFGQVRAVQAFLEKPDFAQASQAMASGALWNTLILAAKLQKLWELGWYCFPEMMPLFERLCEAIGSPTEGEVLDRIYKVMPARNFSSGLLQQVPEHIAMIQMAGVLWSDWGKPERIVETLRKIGKEPAFPLGLLSGLPPVHARSLKVAPIGVSVKKHVSV
- a CDS encoding DUF2934 domain-containing protein; amino-acid sequence: MAKQQLLKKNRGNDEVPDPTQGSQDVPGVDDLQVCIAHRAYELYEQEGCCHGHDLDHWLKAEQDVLSSNL